One window of the Thermasporomyces composti genome contains the following:
- a CDS encoding HIT family protein: MSADRCVFCQIVAGELPSTMIAEEERAVAFMDINPATPGHLLVVPRDHAQDVFSVAADDLAACASLAQRMACLVRDRLGADGVNLLQSSGAAAWQTVFHLHVHVIPRYAGDPLRLPWQPRPGDPEEIASVAAKLRSA, encoded by the coding sequence ATGTCCGCGGATCGTTGTGTCTTCTGCCAGATCGTCGCCGGCGAGCTTCCCAGCACCATGATCGCCGAGGAGGAGCGCGCGGTGGCGTTCATGGACATCAACCCCGCCACGCCAGGCCACCTCCTCGTGGTGCCCCGGGACCACGCCCAGGACGTGTTCAGTGTCGCCGCTGACGACCTGGCGGCGTGCGCGTCGCTGGCCCAACGGATGGCCTGCCTGGTCCGGGACCGCCTCGGCGCCGACGGGGTGAACCTCCTGCAGAGCTCTGGCGCCGCGGCCTGGCAGACGGTCTTCCACCTGCACGTCCACGTCATCCCCCGCTACGCCGGCGACCCGCTGCGACTGCCGTGGCAACCCAGGCCCGGCGACCCCGAGGAGATCGCCAGCGTGGCCGCCAAGCTCCGCTCAGCCTGA
- a CDS encoding YebC/PmpR family DNA-binding transcriptional regulator: protein MAGHSKWATTKHKKAVIDARRGKLFAKLIKNVEVAARLGGPDPAGNPTLFDAIQKAKKASVPADNIDRAVKRGAGLEAGGADYQTIMYEGYAPGGVALLIECLTDNRNRAAGEVRTAITRSGGSMADAGSVSYLFSRRGVVIVPREQDGRTLTEDDVLAAVLDAGAEEVNDLGESFEVQCQPQDVVAVRSALQDAGIDYESAEVSFVPSVTVPVDEETAPKVFRLIEALEDCDDVQNVYANFDVSDEVMEKVG, encoded by the coding sequence ATGGCCGGCCACTCCAAGTGGGCCACCACGAAGCACAAGAAGGCCGTGATCGACGCTCGGCGTGGCAAGCTCTTCGCCAAGCTGATCAAGAATGTCGAGGTCGCCGCGCGGCTCGGTGGCCCGGACCCGGCGGGCAACCCGACGCTGTTCGACGCGATTCAGAAGGCGAAGAAGGCGTCCGTCCCCGCCGACAACATCGACCGGGCGGTCAAGCGTGGAGCGGGCCTGGAAGCGGGCGGCGCCGACTACCAGACGATCATGTACGAGGGGTACGCCCCGGGAGGGGTGGCCCTGCTCATCGAGTGCCTCACCGACAACCGCAACCGCGCCGCCGGTGAGGTGCGCACGGCGATCACCCGCTCCGGTGGCAGCATGGCCGACGCGGGCAGCGTGTCGTACCTGTTCAGCCGTCGGGGAGTCGTCATCGTGCCGCGCGAGCAGGACGGCCGGACCCTGACCGAGGACGACGTCCTCGCTGCGGTCCTCGACGCAGGGGCCGAGGAGGTCAACGACCTCGGCGAGTCGTTCGAGGTGCAGTGCCAGCCCCAGGACGTCGTGGCCGTCCGGAGCGCGCTGCAGGACGCTGGCATCGACTACGAGTCGGCCGAAGTCAGCTTCGTGCCGAGCGTGACCGTCCCCGTCGACGAGGAGACCGCCCCGAAGGTCTTCCGCCTCATCGAGGCGCTCGAAGACTGCGACGACGTCCAGAACGTCTACGCGAACTTCGACGTCTCGGACGAGGTGATGGAGAAGGTCGGCTAG
- the pdxT gene encoding pyridoxal 5'-phosphate synthase glutaminase subunit PdxT, which translates to MAAQPTIGVLALQGDVREHARILRACGVKAVSVRRPEELMAVHGLVVPGGESTTMGTLAAAFDLLEPLRKRVADGLPVFGTCAGMIMLADRVLDGVEGQETIGGIDMTVRRNAFGRQVDSFEATVSFTDLGAFHAVFIRAPWVEEVGESCQVLARVASGPAAGRIVAVRQGRLMATAFHPELTGDHRVHEYFVTLVKEA; encoded by the coding sequence GTGGCAGCTCAACCGACAATCGGCGTCCTTGCCCTGCAAGGCGACGTCCGTGAACACGCGCGCATTCTTCGCGCCTGCGGCGTAAAGGCGGTCTCCGTTCGGCGGCCCGAGGAGCTGATGGCCGTCCACGGCCTGGTGGTTCCAGGTGGGGAGTCCACCACCATGGGCACGTTGGCCGCTGCGTTCGACCTCCTCGAGCCGCTCCGCAAGCGGGTCGCCGACGGGCTTCCGGTCTTCGGGACGTGCGCGGGGATGATCATGCTCGCCGATCGGGTCCTCGACGGCGTCGAAGGACAGGAGACGATCGGCGGCATCGACATGACCGTGCGACGCAACGCGTTCGGCCGGCAGGTGGACTCCTTCGAGGCCACGGTCTCCTTCACCGACCTCGGGGCGTTCCACGCCGTGTTCATCCGCGCCCCGTGGGTCGAGGAGGTCGGGGAGTCGTGCCAGGTGCTCGCCCGCGTGGCGTCGGGGCCGGCCGCCGGTAGGATCGTCGCCGTTCGCCAGGGCCGCTTGATGGCGACAGCGTTCCACCCGGAGCTGACCGGGGACCACCGGGTCCATGAGTATTTCGTCACTCTCGTGAAGGAGGCGTAG
- a CDS encoding phosphatidylinositol mannoside acyltransferase produces the protein MRFDRASAVARPDVRRGPLARLRDAGVELVYSLGWALVRKLPRPIAFGLLQLLADLAWMCRVRGVLQLQRNLRRVRPEASDEELWSLTRAGMRSYFRYWCEMFRLPDMTREEIDRKVVTHNEEIFWAAVESGRGIVAALPHMGNWDFAGAWATSRGIPMTAVAERLRPERLFDRFVAHRAALGIEVLPVTGGPDPMTALTERLAAGRVIGLVADRDLSARGVDVTFLGEPTRMPAGPAALAVRTGATLLPVTMWYDGPSMHIRFHEPLERTGGQRQAIRELTQRLADVFAQAILEHPEDWHMLQPLWLADLRPSHRASIERQQQRRRATG, from the coding sequence GTGAGGTTCGACCGCGCGTCGGCGGTAGCCCGCCCAGATGTCCGTCGGGGACCGCTCGCACGGCTGAGGGACGCCGGAGTCGAGCTCGTCTACTCGCTCGGCTGGGCGCTGGTGCGGAAGCTGCCTCGGCCGATCGCGTTCGGGCTCCTCCAGCTCCTCGCGGACCTGGCGTGGATGTGTCGGGTGCGCGGGGTCCTCCAGCTCCAGCGCAACCTGCGCCGAGTGCGCCCTGAGGCCAGCGACGAGGAGCTGTGGTCCCTCACTCGGGCCGGCATGCGGTCGTACTTCCGCTACTGGTGCGAGATGTTTCGGTTGCCCGACATGACGCGGGAGGAGATCGACCGCAAGGTCGTCACCCACAACGAGGAGATCTTCTGGGCCGCCGTCGAGAGCGGACGGGGCATCGTGGCAGCACTGCCACACATGGGCAACTGGGACTTCGCCGGCGCCTGGGCGACGAGTCGTGGCATCCCGATGACCGCGGTGGCCGAGCGCTTGCGCCCGGAACGGCTCTTCGACCGGTTCGTCGCGCACCGGGCGGCGCTCGGGATCGAGGTGCTCCCGGTGACAGGGGGACCGGACCCGATGACCGCCCTCACCGAGCGGCTCGCTGCCGGCCGGGTCATCGGCCTGGTCGCCGACCGGGACCTGTCCGCGCGGGGCGTGGACGTGACGTTCCTCGGCGAGCCCACCAGGATGCCCGCCGGGCCGGCCGCCCTCGCCGTGCGGACCGGCGCCACGCTCCTCCCGGTCACGATGTGGTACGACGGTCCCAGCATGCACATTCGCTTCCACGAGCCGCTGGAGCGAACGGGAGGTCAACGGCAGGCGATCCGGGAGCTGACGCAGCGGCTCGCCGATGTCTTCGCCCAGGCGATCTTGGAGCATCCGGAGGACTGGCACATGTTGCAGCCACTCTGGCTGGCCGACCTCAGGCCGTCGCACCGGGCCAGCATCGAGCGCCAGCAGCAGCGGCGACGAGCGACCGGGTGA
- the ruvC gene encoding crossover junction endodeoxyribonuclease RuvC, whose amino-acid sequence MRVLGVDPGLTRCGLGLVEGRHPRRLALVAVDVVRTQPDLDIGERLLRVERVVEEWLDEHAPDALALERVFSQHNVRTVMGTAQVSGVIVAAAARRGVPVALHTPSEVKAAVTGSGRADKQQVTAMVTRILSLPTKPRPADAADALALAICHLWRGPALARLEAAQAKAARRRAVHSAREHEAIGSGGVGRRWSG is encoded by the coding sequence GTGCGGGTACTCGGAGTCGACCCGGGTCTGACTCGGTGCGGGCTCGGGTTGGTCGAGGGCCGGCATCCTCGACGCCTCGCTCTGGTCGCCGTCGACGTCGTCCGAACCCAACCCGACCTCGACATCGGTGAGCGGCTCCTGCGGGTCGAGCGGGTGGTCGAGGAGTGGCTGGACGAGCACGCTCCAGACGCCCTGGCGCTCGAACGCGTCTTCAGCCAACACAACGTGCGGACGGTCATGGGTACCGCTCAGGTGAGCGGGGTCATCGTCGCGGCGGCTGCTCGCCGTGGGGTCCCGGTCGCTCTCCACACGCCCAGCGAGGTCAAGGCAGCCGTGACCGGGAGCGGCCGCGCTGACAAACAGCAGGTCACCGCCATGGTGACGAGGATCCTGTCCCTGCCGACGAAGCCACGTCCCGCCGACGCCGCTGACGCGCTCGCCCTGGCAATCTGTCACCTGTGGCGAGGGCCCGCGCTCGCCCGACTGGAGGCCGCGCAAGCGAAGGCGGCGCGGCGACGCGCCGTCCACAGCGCGCGAGAGCACGAGGCGATCGGCTCCGGTGGTGTGGGCAGGAGGTGGTCCGGCTGA
- the pdxS gene encoding pyridoxal 5'-phosphate synthase lyase subunit PdxS yields MTEAQPTQPTAGNTDGASTAPVTGTARVKRGMAEMLKGGVIMDVVTPEQAKIAEDAGAVAVMALERVPADIRAQGGVARMSDPDMIESIMNAVSIPVMAKVRIGHFVEAQVLQAIGVDYIDESEVLTPADETHHIDKWQFTVPFVCGATNLGEALRRISEGAAMIRSKGEAGTGNVVEATRHMRQIRSEIRRLTTLSEEELYAAAKELRAPYELVKEVASTGRLPVVLFTAGGIATPADAAMMMQLGADGIFVGSGIFKSGDPAKRAAAIVKATTFYDDPDVIAKVSRGLGEAMVGINISELPESARLANRGW; encoded by the coding sequence GTGACCGAAGCTCAGCCCACGCAGCCCACCGCTGGCAACACCGACGGTGCCTCCACGGCTCCCGTCACCGGCACCGCGCGGGTCAAGCGCGGCATGGCGGAGATGCTCAAGGGCGGAGTGATCATGGACGTGGTCACGCCCGAGCAGGCGAAGATCGCCGAGGACGCCGGCGCCGTCGCCGTCATGGCGTTGGAGCGGGTGCCCGCCGACATCCGGGCCCAGGGCGGTGTCGCGCGGATGAGCGACCCCGACATGATCGAGAGCATCATGAACGCCGTCTCGATCCCGGTGATGGCCAAGGTTCGCATCGGGCACTTCGTCGAGGCGCAGGTGCTCCAGGCGATCGGAGTCGACTACATCGACGAGTCCGAGGTCCTCACCCCGGCCGACGAGACCCACCACATCGACAAGTGGCAGTTCACCGTGCCGTTCGTCTGCGGTGCCACCAACCTGGGCGAGGCGCTGCGCCGGATCTCCGAGGGCGCCGCGATGATTCGGTCCAAGGGTGAGGCCGGCACGGGCAACGTGGTCGAAGCGACCCGGCACATGCGCCAGATCCGCTCGGAGATCCGACGGCTCACGACCCTCAGCGAGGAGGAGCTGTACGCCGCGGCGAAGGAGCTGCGCGCGCCCTACGAGCTGGTCAAGGAGGTCGCCTCGACCGGCCGGCTGCCCGTCGTCCTGTTCACCGCCGGCGGGATCGCCACCCCGGCTGACGCCGCGATGATGATGCAGCTGGGGGCCGACGGGATCTTCGTGGGCTCCGGCATCTTCAAGTCCGGCGACCCGGCGAAGCGGGCGGCGGCCATCGTCAAGGCCACGACCTTCTACGACGACCCCGACGTGATCGCGAAGGTCTCGCGCGGTCTGGGCGAGGCGATGGTCGGGATCAACATCTCCGAGCTGCCCGAGTCCGCTCGGCTCGCCAACCGCGGCTGGTGA
- a CDS encoding serine/threonine-protein kinase codes for MHPDLAHDAPTVELRRLGRYVLREQIGEGGMGVVYKAVDPHGRVVAVKLLRPHVAGDAESRARFAREAQALARVRGEHVAQVLDADVAAATPYLVTDFVDGPSLQETVAHEGPLEGADLADLAGDLADALCSIHGAGVVHRDLKPGNVLLQDGLAVVIDFGIAQIADDTRLTMPGTVYGTPGYVAPELLNGGEVTPAADIHSWAATVTYAATGRPPFGQGPLEAVAYRVLQDEPDLDGCPDWLLPVLRRCFAKDPVARPSAHELLHWLETGEPPPERTVTVTTDAHPTVPIRLRLPTQPESGDDAGWSEGSGVAATATYGDGHHPGGYPDRIASSAEPAVEASRIDADAAHSHPAASYPADGYPADGDAAAHPADLHPANGSPTDAGPVDGTAVDRASRPDWRRAHQVVLVLAFVTLAGLAAVVPAVAALGLVAWLVLARTVDRSARLVRRRRAARGRRRTDLLAATMALPWHLVRGALVTALTLPFAVIGAGILAGLVVLFFYAGALSPRVDVVLGAAALATATLAWWGIEGEGVRRGSRHMLTRALRPRWAPATAAGVLVVLTLLALTAASTEPVWWWPLEGSWSWFGWPG; via the coding sequence GTGCATCCTGACCTCGCCCACGACGCACCGACTGTCGAGCTGCGCCGTCTGGGCCGGTATGTCCTGCGTGAGCAGATCGGCGAGGGCGGGATGGGCGTCGTCTACAAGGCGGTCGATCCTCACGGCCGGGTGGTCGCCGTCAAACTGCTCCGCCCCCACGTGGCGGGCGACGCCGAGTCACGTGCCCGCTTCGCCCGTGAGGCCCAGGCGCTCGCGCGGGTCCGTGGCGAGCACGTGGCGCAGGTGCTCGACGCGGACGTGGCGGCTGCCACGCCGTACCTCGTCACCGACTTCGTCGACGGCCCGTCCCTTCAGGAGACCGTCGCGCATGAGGGCCCGCTGGAGGGCGCTGACCTGGCCGACCTGGCGGGGGATCTCGCGGACGCGTTGTGCTCCATTCACGGGGCCGGTGTCGTCCACCGGGACCTGAAGCCCGGCAACGTGCTGCTCCAGGACGGGCTGGCGGTCGTCATCGACTTCGGCATCGCGCAGATCGCCGACGACACCCGGCTCACCATGCCAGGGACGGTCTACGGCACCCCTGGGTACGTCGCGCCGGAGCTGTTGAACGGCGGTGAGGTCACGCCCGCGGCCGACATCCACTCCTGGGCCGCCACCGTCACCTACGCCGCCACCGGCCGGCCACCGTTCGGCCAAGGGCCACTGGAGGCCGTGGCGTATCGCGTTCTCCAGGACGAGCCGGATCTCGACGGCTGTCCCGACTGGCTGCTTCCGGTGCTGCGTCGCTGCTTCGCCAAGGATCCGGTCGCCCGGCCGAGCGCGCACGAGCTCCTCCACTGGCTGGAGACCGGCGAGCCGCCGCCGGAGCGGACCGTCACCGTGACGACGGACGCTCACCCGACGGTGCCGATCCGGCTTCGGCTCCCGACTCAGCCCGAGAGCGGGGACGACGCGGGCTGGTCCGAGGGGTCGGGGGTGGCCGCCACGGCGACGTACGGCGACGGCCATCACCCTGGTGGCTATCCTGATCGGATCGCCAGCTCCGCCGAGCCCGCGGTCGAGGCCTCCCGGATCGACGCGGACGCCGCGCACTCCCACCCAGCCGCCAGCTATCCGGCCGACGGCTACCCGGCTGACGGGGATGCGGCCGCTCATCCAGCCGACCTCCACCCCGCCAACGGCAGTCCCACCGACGCGGGACCGGTCGACGGAACGGCTGTCGACCGCGCGTCCCGCCCAGACTGGCGTCGCGCCCACCAGGTCGTGCTCGTCCTGGCATTCGTCACGTTGGCCGGTCTCGCGGCTGTCGTGCCCGCGGTGGCGGCATTGGGGCTGGTCGCGTGGCTGGTGCTCGCGCGAACGGTCGACCGCTCGGCACGTCTGGTCAGACGCCGCCGTGCTGCTCGTGGACGACGCCGAACGGACCTGCTCGCCGCCACGATGGCGCTGCCCTGGCACCTCGTCCGGGGCGCGCTCGTCACCGCGTTGACCTTGCCGTTCGCCGTCATCGGAGCGGGCATCCTGGCCGGGCTGGTGGTCCTGTTCTTCTACGCGGGAGCGCTGTCCCCTCGCGTCGACGTCGTCCTCGGCGCGGCCGCCCTGGCGACCGCGACCCTGGCCTGGTGGGGCATCGAAGGGGAGGGTGTGCGGCGCGGCAGCCGGCACATGCTGACCCGCGCGCTCAGGCCGCGCTGGGCGCCCGCGACGGCGGCGGGCGTCCTCGTCGTGCTGACCTTGCTGGCGCTGACCGCCGCGAGCACCGAGCCGGTGTGGTGGTGGCCGCTGGAAGGCTCGTGGTCCTGGTTCGGTTGGCCGGGCTGA
- a CDS encoding elongation factor G-like protein EF-G2 — MAEKHTSSSGAAVAAPTADRPDVIRNVVLVGPSGSGKTTLVEALLVASSTIPRAGRVEDGTTVSDFDEVEHRQGRSVGLSLAPLLHDGVKVNLLDTPGYADFVGELRAGLRAADCALFVVAASEGIDAATEALWEECEAVGMPRAIAVTKLDHPRADYPSVLAQAQSSFGQKVLPLYLPVDGGGTVTGLVGLLTQRLFDYSSGSRVEGEAPASFADELESARGSLIEGIIEESEDESLMDRYLGGEPIDTKVLIDDLEKAVARGSFFPVLPVCSTTGVGTLEVLELITSAFPSPLEHEPVESFTPVGKSNGRLPCDPNGPLLAEVVKTYSDPYVGRISLVRVFSGTIRPDMKLHVSGHSSAFFGEERGHEDHDEDDRVGSLSSPLGKQQRPLNHCVAGDICAIGKLSRAETGDTLSSVEQPLVMRPWSMPEPLLPVAIAAHTKSDEDKLSQGLARLAAEDPTLRIEHNAETRQVVLWCMGEAHADVALDRLANRYGVTVDQVPLRVPLRETFQAKATGHGRHVKQTGGHGQYAICDIEVEPLPEGSGFEFVDKVVGGAVPRQFIPSVEKGVRAQMEKGVLAGYPVVDIRVTLYDGKAHSVDSSDMAFQTAGALALREAAKNGKVTLLEPVDLVTVMVADEYVGTIMGDLSSRRGRVLGTEPVGSGGRTLVKAEVPQVEITRYAIDLRSMSHGTGTFTRTFVRYEPMPPNVAERVRQAATEEPVNA, encoded by the coding sequence ATGGCTGAGAAGCACACCAGTTCCAGTGGAGCGGCCGTCGCGGCACCAACGGCCGACCGGCCCGACGTCATCCGCAACGTCGTCCTGGTCGGCCCCTCAGGTTCCGGGAAGACGACCCTTGTCGAGGCCCTCCTCGTCGCGAGCAGCACCATCCCGCGCGCCGGCCGGGTCGAGGATGGGACCACCGTCAGTGACTTCGACGAGGTCGAGCACCGCCAGGGACGCTCGGTCGGGCTCTCGCTGGCACCCCTGCTCCACGACGGCGTCAAGGTCAACCTGCTCGATACGCCTGGTTACGCCGACTTCGTCGGCGAGCTCCGTGCCGGGCTGCGGGCCGCCGACTGCGCGCTCTTCGTCGTCGCGGCCAGCGAGGGGATCGACGCCGCCACGGAGGCGCTGTGGGAGGAGTGCGAGGCCGTCGGCATGCCGCGCGCGATCGCCGTGACCAAGCTCGACCACCCCCGTGCGGACTATCCGAGCGTTCTGGCGCAGGCGCAGTCGTCCTTCGGCCAGAAGGTCCTGCCGCTCTACCTACCGGTCGACGGCGGCGGCACCGTCACCGGCCTGGTCGGCCTCCTGACGCAACGACTCTTTGACTACTCCTCCGGCAGCCGGGTCGAGGGCGAGGCGCCCGCCTCGTTCGCCGACGAGCTGGAATCGGCGCGCGGCAGCCTGATCGAGGGCATCATCGAGGAGTCCGAGGACGAGAGCCTCATGGACCGCTACCTCGGTGGCGAGCCGATCGACACCAAGGTGTTGATCGACGACCTCGAGAAGGCGGTCGCTCGGGGCTCCTTCTTCCCCGTTCTACCGGTCTGCTCCACCACAGGCGTCGGCACCCTGGAGGTGCTGGAGCTGATCACCAGCGCGTTCCCCTCGCCCTTGGAGCACGAGCCCGTCGAGTCCTTCACCCCGGTGGGCAAGTCCAACGGTCGGCTCCCCTGCGACCCGAACGGACCACTCCTGGCGGAGGTGGTCAAGACCTACTCCGACCCCTACGTGGGCCGGATCAGTCTGGTGCGGGTGTTCTCCGGGACCATCCGTCCGGACATGAAGCTGCACGTGTCAGGTCATTCCTCCGCCTTCTTCGGTGAGGAGCGTGGCCACGAGGACCACGACGAGGACGACCGGGTGGGCAGCCTGTCCTCCCCACTCGGCAAGCAGCAACGCCCGCTCAACCACTGCGTGGCCGGTGACATCTGCGCCATCGGCAAGCTGAGTCGAGCGGAGACCGGTGACACCCTCTCCAGCGTCGAGCAACCGCTGGTGATGCGGCCGTGGTCGATGCCGGAGCCGCTGCTGCCGGTCGCGATCGCCGCCCACACCAAGTCCGACGAGGACAAGCTCTCCCAGGGGTTGGCCAGGCTGGCGGCCGAGGACCCGACACTGCGGATCGAGCACAACGCCGAGACCCGCCAGGTGGTGCTGTGGTGCATGGGCGAGGCGCACGCCGACGTCGCGTTGGACCGGCTCGCGAACCGTTACGGTGTCACGGTCGACCAGGTTCCGTTGCGCGTCCCACTGCGGGAGACCTTCCAGGCCAAGGCGACCGGCCACGGCCGACACGTCAAGCAGACCGGCGGCCATGGCCAGTACGCCATCTGTGACATCGAGGTCGAGCCTCTTCCGGAGGGCAGCGGATTCGAGTTCGTCGACAAGGTCGTCGGTGGCGCCGTTCCCCGGCAGTTCATCCCCAGCGTCGAGAAGGGCGTGCGCGCCCAGATGGAGAAGGGAGTCCTCGCCGGATATCCGGTCGTCGACATCAGGGTGACGCTGTACGACGGTAAGGCGCACAGTGTCGACTCCTCCGACATGGCGTTCCAGACCGCTGGCGCCCTCGCTCTGCGGGAGGCGGCAAAGAACGGCAAGGTCACCTTGCTGGAGCCGGTCGACCTGGTGACGGTCATGGTCGCGGACGAGTACGTCGGAACGATCATGGGCGACCTGTCGAGCCGTCGAGGCCGGGTCCTCGGCACCGAGCCGGTCGGCTCAGGCGGACGCACACTCGTCAAGGCGGAGGTCCCGCAGGTGGAGATCACCCGGTACGCCATCGACTTGCGCTCCATGTCCCATGGGACCGGCACCTTCACACGCACCTTCGTGCGCTACGAGCCGATGCCACCCAACGTCGCCGAACGGGTCCGCCAGGCGGCAACTGAGGAGCCCGTCAACGCCTGA
- a CDS encoding glycosyltransferase family 4 protein yields the protein MRIGIVCPYSLDVPGGVQNHVRDLAEVLLDLGHEVSVLAPADDDTPVPPYVVPAGRAVPVPYNGSVARLAFGPLSAARVRRWIREGGFDVLHIHEPATPSLSLLALWAATGPIVATFHTAMPRSRMMSAASAILRPALEKISARVAVSEPARATLVHHLGGEPVVIPNGLFVDRFANARPRPQWREGAGTLCFLGRLDEPRKGLAVLLRAFPEIVRRRPGVRLLVAGPGDVEEARASLPAECRPAVEFLGMVDDQTKAEMFASSDIYVAPHTGGESFGIVLVEAMAAGAPVLASALDAFRLVVDGGRLGRLFEVGDSDALAEEAIALLEDPAARDRLREAARLAVRRYDWSNVAKEIISVYEMVAEGPAGVGEATAVAPGPAGPVGGDRRDDSIDGAT from the coding sequence GTGAGGATCGGCATCGTCTGCCCCTACTCGCTCGACGTGCCGGGCGGTGTGCAGAACCATGTCCGCGACCTGGCGGAAGTGCTCCTCGACCTGGGCCATGAGGTCTCCGTCCTGGCGCCGGCCGACGACGACACCCCGGTACCGCCGTACGTCGTGCCGGCGGGTCGGGCCGTCCCGGTGCCCTACAACGGGTCGGTCGCCCGGCTCGCGTTCGGGCCGCTGTCGGCGGCGCGGGTGCGGCGGTGGATCCGCGAAGGCGGGTTCGACGTCCTCCACATCCACGAGCCCGCCACCCCGTCGCTGTCCCTGCTGGCTCTCTGGGCGGCGACCGGGCCGATCGTCGCGACCTTCCACACGGCGATGCCGCGCTCGCGGATGATGAGCGCCGCCTCGGCGATCCTTCGCCCGGCGTTGGAGAAGATCAGCGCCCGCGTGGCGGTGAGTGAGCCCGCTCGCGCGACGCTCGTCCACCATCTAGGCGGCGAGCCGGTCGTGATCCCGAACGGCTTGTTCGTCGATCGGTTCGCGAACGCGCGGCCGCGGCCGCAATGGCGGGAGGGCGCGGGCACGCTGTGCTTCCTCGGCCGGCTTGACGAGCCCCGTAAGGGCCTCGCCGTCCTGCTTCGCGCGTTCCCGGAGATCGTGCGACGACGCCCGGGCGTGCGCTTGTTGGTCGCTGGCCCGGGTGACGTCGAGGAGGCCCGTGCCAGCCTGCCAGCCGAGTGCCGGCCGGCGGTGGAGTTCCTCGGCATGGTGGACGACCAGACCAAGGCCGAGATGTTCGCCAGCTCCGACATCTACGTCGCTCCCCACACGGGTGGGGAGTCGTTCGGGATCGTCCTGGTGGAGGCGATGGCGGCCGGCGCTCCCGTCCTGGCGAGCGCCCTCGACGCGTTCCGTCTCGTGGTCGATGGCGGCAGGTTGGGGCGCTTGTTCGAGGTGGGGGACAGCGACGCCCTCGCTGAGGAGGCCATCGCGCTCCTCGAGGACCCGGCCGCTCGTGACCGGCTGCGCGAGGCGGCCAGGCTCGCCGTCCGCCGGTACGACTGGAGCAACGTGGCGAAGGAGATCATCTCGGTCTACGAGATGGTCGCCGAAGGCCCGGCGGGTGTCGGCGAGGCCACCGCCGTCGCTCCCGGACCCGCCGGCCCTGTCGGCGGCGACAGGCGCGACGACTCGATCGATGGAGCGACGTGA
- the pgsA gene encoding phosphatidylinositol phosphate synthase, which yields MLRRFHQFWLRLLTPVARFFLRVGIGPDIVTAVGTLGVCIGAVGFYPRGELFWGTIVITAFVFSDMVDGLMARMSNRSSKWGAFLDSTLDRLGDAAVFGGLALWFAGGGGSFVLACVALYDLVMGSVTSYAKARAESLGMTANVGIAERADRLVAVLVAAGLAGLGVPVVLPLVLWVLAVASTVTVIQRIVAVRQQTHGTDQTAAEGASAPGAGSKEKGPQ from the coding sequence ATGCTGCGACGGTTCCACCAGTTCTGGCTACGGCTCCTGACGCCGGTGGCGAGGTTCTTCCTCCGTGTCGGCATCGGTCCGGACATCGTGACCGCGGTAGGCACCCTCGGGGTCTGCATCGGGGCCGTCGGCTTCTACCCACGCGGCGAGCTGTTCTGGGGCACGATCGTCATCACGGCCTTCGTGTTCTCCGACATGGTCGACGGCCTGATGGCGCGGATGTCGAACCGCTCGTCGAAGTGGGGAGCGTTCCTCGACTCCACGCTCGACCGGCTGGGTGACGCGGCCGTGTTCGGGGGCTTGGCGCTGTGGTTCGCCGGTGGCGGAGGCAGCTTCGTCCTCGCCTGCGTTGCTCTCTACGACCTGGTGATGGGGAGCGTGACCTCCTACGCCAAGGCCCGGGCGGAGAGCCTGGGCATGACCGCCAACGTCGGCATCGCGGAGCGAGCCGACCGGCTGGTGGCCGTCCTGGTCGCCGCCGGCCTGGCCGGTCTCGGCGTTCCGGTCGTCCTCCCGCTCGTGCTGTGGGTGCTGGCGGTGGCCAGCACGGTGACGGTGATCCAGCGGATCGTCGCCGTCCGTCAGCAGACGCACGGCACTGACCAGACCGCGGCGGAGGGGGCCTCGGCGCCTGGAGCTGGCTCGAAGGAGAAGGGTCCTCAGTGA